In one Rutidosis leptorrhynchoides isolate AG116_Rl617_1_P2 chromosome 8, CSIRO_AGI_Rlap_v1, whole genome shotgun sequence genomic region, the following are encoded:
- the LOC139863648 gene encoding uncharacterized mitochondrial protein AtMg01250-like translates to MTFIGFGSKWRHWILSCLKSASISILVNGSPTSEFKLGRGVRQGDPLSPFLFILAAEGLNALTKAAVRGNKFSGVDIGRDKIHVSHLQYADDTIYFRNWSDANIRNLMKLLKCFELTSGLKVNYHKSRLYGVGVDLAEVDSVARFYNCTSGSLPFVTSCYRA, encoded by the coding sequence ATGACGTTTATAGGGTTTGGTTCTAAATGGAGACATTGGATCTTGTCTTGCCTCAAGTCAGCTTCGATCTCTATTTTAGTTAATGGGTCCCCAACGTCAGAATTCAAGTTGGGTAGGGGTGTGCGGCAAGGTGACCCCCTCTCACCCTTTCTCTTTATTCTCGCGGCGGAGGGTCTTAATGCGCTAACTAAGGCAGCGGTGAGGGGGAATAAATTCTCTGGTGTCGATATTGGTAGAGATAAGATCCACGTTTCTCACCTTCAATACGCGGATGATACGATCTATTTCAGGAATTGGAGTGACGCGAACATCCGAAATCTTATGAAACTCCTTAAGTGTTTTGAATTAACTTCGGGTCTTAAAGTTAACTATCATAAAAGCAGGTTATATGGTGTCGGGGTGGATCTTGCTGAAGTTGATAGTGTTGCTAGGTTCTATAATTGCACCTCGGGCTCATTACCGTTTGTAACATCCTGTTaccgggcctag